The following proteins are encoded in a genomic region of Glycine soja cultivar W05 chromosome 17, ASM419377v2, whole genome shotgun sequence:
- the LOC114392312 gene encoding uncharacterized protein LOC114392312, protein MDAPNPSSSGASPFLANLPSRGLFSSTVVSSNPGGMRVYVCNHDTSPPEGQHIKTNQQNILIRSLTLKKQKGDSSSKDGSDGSRKRNAEKGLERASAKKTNNQINSRQEGSNSQTTTRDFHHLTVERLRALLKSKGLSTKGKKEELITRLKDATG, encoded by the exons ATGGATGCACCGAATCCTTCTTCTTCCGGCGCTTCTCCGTTCCTCGCCAATCTTCCCTCTCGCGGCCTCTTCTCTTCCACCGTCGTTTCTTCCAATCCG GGTGGAATGCGGGTCTATGTATGCAATCATGATACCTCACCACCAG AAGGTCAACATATTAAGACAAACCAACAAAACATACTGATTAGATCACTCACCCTCAAGAAACAAAAGGGTGATTCCAGCTCAAAGGATGGATCCGATGGTTCAAGAAAGAG GAATGCTGAAAAGGGTTTGGAAAGAGCATCAgccaagaaaacaaataatcaaataaattccAGACAAG AGGGATCGAACAGTCAAACAACCACTAGGGACTTCCACCACCTGACTGTGGAGAGGCTTCGTGCGCTTTTGAAATCTAAAGGCCTTTCAACCAAAGGAAAGAAG GAGGAGCTTATTACTCGTCTAAAAGATGCAACTGGTTAA
- the LOC114394047 gene encoding SNF1-related protein kinase regulatory subunit gamma-1-like, with amino-acid sequence MAMATMEEIPQSPEAKLGMRVEDLWDVQEAQLSPTEKLNACFESIPVSAFPLDPSNTEIEIKSDATLADAVKILAGHNVFSAPVVDVEAPEDASWIDRYIGIVEFAGIVVWILHQSEPTSPRTPSTPSSARAIAAAANGAAFALELEALGLGSAATTAGNFFEDLTSSELYKNTKVRDISGTFRWAPFLALERSNSFLTMLLLLSKYKMKSVPVLDLGSGAIDNIITQSAVIHMLAECAGLQWFESWGTKKLSEVGLPLVTGNQIIKVYEDEPVLQAFKVMRKKRVGGVPVIERETKKAVGNISLRDVQFLLTAPEIYHDYRGITVKDFLTEVRSYLEKNKNASPMLNEYVTCKKDCTIKELIQLLDQEKIHRVYVVDDDGDLQGLITLRDIISRLVHEPRGYFGDFFDGVLPLPANSRV; translated from the exons aTGGCAATGGCAACGATGGAAGAGATTCCACAAAGCCCAGAAGCGAAGTTGGGGATGCGAGTGGAGGATCTTTGGGACGTTCAGGAGGCACAGTTGAGTCCCACCGAGAAGCTCAACGCTTGTTTTGAAAGCATCCCTGTCTCTGCTTTTCCTTTGGATCCTTCAAACACAG aAATTGAGATTAAATCAGACGCCACCCTAGCAGATGCTGTTAAGATATTGGCAGGACACAACGTTTTCAGCGCGCCTGTGGTGGATGTTGAGGCGCCTGAAGACGCTAGTTGGATTGACAGATACATCGGAATTGTTGAGTTTGCTGGAATTGTTGTATGGATTTTGCATCAG TCTGAACCTACGTCTCCGAGGACTCCGTCCACTCCATCCAGTGCAAGGGCTATTGCAGCTGCAGCTAATGGAGCGGCTTTTGCTCTAGAACTTGAAGCCTTAGGCCTTGGATCTGCTGCAACAACTGCAGGGAACTTTTTTGAGGATCTCACTTCTTCTGAACTTTATAAGAATACCAAG GTTCGTGATATTTCAGGGACATTCCGCTGGGCCCCGTTTCTTGCTTTAGAGAGATCAAACTCATTTCTAACCATGCTCTTGCTGCTTTCTAAGTACAAGATGAAGAGTGTTCCTGTGTTGGATTTAGGCTCTGGTGCAATTGATAACATTATTACACAATCTGCTGTGATTCATATGCTGGCAGAATGCGCTGGACTTCAGTGGTTCGAAAGTTGGGGAACCAAGAAACTATCTGAAGTTGGTCTTCCCCTGGTGACAGGAAATCAAATCATCAAG gTTTATGAGGATGAACCAGTCCTCCAAGCATTTAAAGTAATGAGGAAAAAAAGGGTCGGAGGGGTTCCTGTAATCGAAAGAGAGACCAAAAAAGCAGTTGGTAATATAAGTTTGCGAGACGTTCAATTCTTGCTAACTGCACCAGAAATCTATCATGATTATAG AGGTATTACAGTAAAAGACTTCCTAACTGAGGTTAGAAGCTACTTGgagaagaataaaaatgcaTCCCCAATGTTAAATGAATATGTCACATGCAAAAAGGACTGTACAATCAAAGAGTTGATTCAACTACTTGATCAAGAGAAGATTCACAGGGTCTATGTGGTGGACGATGATGGGGATTTGCAAGGACTAATCACACTAAGAGATATCATCTCAAGGCTAGTACACGAaccgcgtggctattttggtgaTTTCTTTGATGGTGTTCTACCGCTGCCTGCAAACAGCAGAGTTTAA
- the LOC114393895 gene encoding SWI/SNF complex component SNF12 homolog has protein sequence MNNTNNINNINTNPTKNAATPSFFTNPGAPSIPMNHPQPHLLSQTQPQPQGATSHFHGHFQLSQPQTHVVAQQQHQQQQPHPHPQVHNNANTNAHVAAPTPPKRANQKPPSRPQGSSNATQSSAFKTMELTVAPPRKKRSFPGNLIPEKVAKLVPESAIYAKLLELETQIDSALARKKIDVQANVRNPRCVRKTLRVYVYNTFSNQVKVETGKNGVEEPSWALRITGRVLEDGNGKDSVAEGISTKEYPKFSAFFKKITIYLDQGLYQDNHVVVWDSAHSAAAQQRDGFEVKRKGDKEFTAVVRMAMNYSPDKFVVSPQLARVLGVEFDSRCRIIAALWHYVKAKKLQSPNDPSFFMCDASLQRVFGEEKMKFSVASQKISQHLSHPQPIHLEHKIKLSGNGPAGSTCYDVQVDVPLPLEKDMSAFLASTERHKDIDTFDELISDSIKKIHEHHRRRAFFLGFSQSPAEFINALIASQSKDLKLVAGDVSQNTENERRAEFYNQPWVEDAVIRYLTRKNARSDAP, from the exons ATGAACAACACCAACAACATTAACAACATCAACACCAACCCAACCAAGAATGCCGCAACACCGTCGTTTTTCACCAACCCCGGAGCACCCTCCATCCCCATGAACCACCCACAACCCCACCTTCTCTCACAGACGCAGCCTCAACCACAAGGTGCCACGTCACACTTTCACGGCCACTTTCAGCTTTCACAACCCCAAACCCACGTCGTCGCACAgcaacaacatcaacaacaacaaccacacCCTCACCCACAAGTGCACAACAATGCCAACACCAACGCCCACGTGGCAGCACCCACACCACCCAAGCGTGCAAATCAGAAACCCCCTTCACGCCCTCAAGGCTCCTCCAACGCTACCCAATCCTCTGCGTTCAAGACCATGGAACTCACCGTTGCGCCGCCGCGGAAAAAGAGAAGCTTTCCCGGTAACCTGATTCCAGAAAAAGTGGCCAAGCTTGTTCCAGAATCCGCAATCTACGCCAAGTTGCTCGAACTCGAGACTCAGATAGATTCTGCTTTGGCCAGGAAGAAAATTGATGTGCAGGCGAATGTTAGAAACCCTCGCTGCGTTAGGAAAACGCTTAGAGTTTATGTTTATAACACTTTTTCGAATCAGGTGAAAGTGGAGACTGGGAAGAATGGTGTGGAGGAGCCTTCTTGGGCTCTGAGGATAACTGGAAGGGTGTTGGAAGATGGTAATGGAAAGGATTCTGTGGCGGAAGGAATTTCGACGAAGGAATATCCAAAATTCTCGGCTTTCTTTAAGAAGATTACCATATACTTGGATCAGGGTTTGTACCAGGATAACCATGTTGTTGTGTGGGATAGTGCTCATTCGGCGGCTGCGCAGCAGCGTGATGGTTTTGAGGTGAAGAGGAAAGGAGATAAGGAATTCACTGCGGTGGTTAGGATGGCGATGAATTATTCGCCTGACAAGTTTGTGGTTTCACCGCAACTGGCTAGAGTTTTAGGGGTTGAGTTTGACTCGCGCTGCAGGATCATAGCTGCTCTTTGGCACTATGTGAAGGCTAAGAAGCTGCAGAGTCCCAATGACCCTTCGTTCTTCATGTGTGATGCTTCTCTCCAGAGGGTGTTTGGGGAGGAGAAGATGAAATTCTCTGTGGCTTCGCAGAAGATATCGCAGCATTTGTCACACCCGCAGCCTATACACCTGGAGCATAAAATAAAGCTTTCTGGAAATGGTCCAGCCGGAAGTACTTGCTATGATGTGCAGGTTGATGTGCCTCTTCCACTTGAGAAGGATATGTCTGCGTTCTTGGCAAGCACTGAGAGGCACAAAGATATTGATACTTTTGATGAATTGATCTCTGATTCGATAAAGAAGATTCATGAACATCATAGGAGACGGGCATTCTTTCTCGGCTTTAGTCAGTCCCCAGCAGAGTTTATTAATGCCTTGATAGCTTCTCAGAGCAAGGATCTGAAGCTCGTTGCTGGAGATGTGAGCCAGAATACTGAAAATGAACGACGTGCTGAATTCTACAATCAACCGTG GGTTGAGGATGCTGTTATTCGCTACCTGACCCGGAAAAATGCTCGAAGTGATGCTCCTTGA